The genome window AGGCCCCCAGCAGCCCGTCGTACACCCCGTGCATGGCCAGGGTGATGGCCCGGTTCCAGGGCACGAAATCCAGCTTCATGTCATACCCGGCCCGGGCAAAGACCCGGCGCGAGATCTCGGCGTAAAAACCGTTCTTTGGGAGGTCCTCCCCGTAAAAGGGAGGCCAGTTCATGGTGGCCAGCACAAGGGGCTGGCCCGCCAGGGCCGGTGCGGCCAGGGCACCGCAGAGCAGGGCAAGCAGGAGCACGATGATGCGCATGACACCTCCGGGACAAGACAGGCTGCCATGACCATATCCACAGGGAAAACTCCGTCAACACCGGAGCAAATGTTATAAGCCCGGACGGTGATCACCCTCCGGACAAGAAAAGGACTATCAACAAATTAACCATTTGATATATTATTACTTTTTATTAATTGCATGATTTTTGATATCTGGTTGCATTTTCAAGATATAAACATGTGTTTGATTTCAAGAATAAAAATGATGAAAAAAAGATCATTTTTTTACAATTTTTAAAAATAGTTGTATTATTCAAAATGATTATTGCTACATAATAATTCATTCATACTGTGAATAAAACATCTTGGCTTATTATAATTTCAACAATAGTTTGTTGATAACTTTATCAACAATATTTTAATCAGCATTAATCGTCAAAGAACATCAAATTTTCGCCTTTCCGAAAGAACCTCGCTGAAATAAATTTTATCCACAATTTAACATGCTAAAATAAAACAAGATAGTACTATTGACCAGCCTCTTTGAGAGACTTATTTTATAGTCACTGCAACTAAGACTATTATTTATGGTGAACATAGATCAGGAGAAATACCATGGCTGCCACCAATAATCCCGACCGCATGCTGGTAACGCTGCCCGCCGACGGCACGTCCAGCACTTATACGATCTCCCCCGACACCGTCGTGGCCTTTGGCTTCGACGTGTCCGAGGCGGTTTTCACCGGCGTGGGCAACGACCTGGTCATCGCCGTTGGCGACCAGAGCGTCACCCTGGAGGGATACCTGCCCCTGGCCAAGCAGGAAGCACTGCCCGTGTTCGAACTCATGGGCGGCGAGCAGGTCCCCGGTGACGTGTATCTTTTCGCCTTCAACGAGGGCGACAGCACCGACGCGGAAGTGGAAACCGCCGCGGGCCGCTCCGCATTCGGCGGCGGCGCCGGGGATTACCGGGACGATTCCGGAGAGCTGTATGACGGCCTGAACGGCCTGGGCTCCCAGAATGACCCGCAATTCTCCTCCTCCAGGCTGGACCTGGCCGATTCGCTGAACGATCCGGGCTTTTCCTCGTCCACGGCGGCGGCCAACACGGCCCCGTCCGCAGCCGACGATTCCCTGACAACCGATGAAGACACTACCCTGACCTTCAGCGCAGCCACCCTGACGGCCAACGACACCGACGTGGACGGCAACGCCCTCACCGTCATTTCCGTGGGCAATGCCGTGGGCGGCACCGTTTCCCTGGTAAATGGGCAGGTAACTTTCATTCCCGACCCGGATTTCAACGGCGACGCCACCTTCACCTACACAATCTCCGACGGGCAGGGAGGCACAGACACGGCCACCGCAACCGTCACCGTCAATCCCGTGAATGACGCGCCGGTAGCCAACGCGGACACCGCAACCACCGCCGAGGACACGCCGGTGACCATCGACGTGCTCTCCAACGACACCGACGTGGAAGGCGACGCGCTCTCCGTGGTCACCGACGCGGGCAAGGCACCCACGGCCCTGCACGGAACCGTGACCGTCAATGCCGACGGAACCCTGACCTACACACCGGCAGCCAACTACAACGGCCCGGACACCATTACCTATACCGTCTCCGATGGGCACGGCGGCGAAAGCACCGCAACCGTGGCCGTGGGCGTTACCCCGGTCAACGACGGACCGGTGGCCGTGGACGACACCGCAACCACCGCCGAGGACACGCCGGTAACCATCGACGTGCTCTCCAACGACACCGACGT of Salidesulfovibrio onnuriiensis contains these proteins:
- a CDS encoding Ig-like domain-containing protein; translation: MAATNNPDRMLVTLPADGTSSTYTISPDTVVAFGFDVSEAVFTGVGNDLVIAVGDQSVTLEGYLPLAKQEALPVFELMGGEQVPGDVYLFAFNEGDSTDAEVETAAGRSAFGGGAGDYRDDSGELYDGLNGLGSQNDPQFSSSRLDLADSLNDPGFSSSTAAANTAPSAADDSLTTDEDTTLTFSAATLTANDTDVDGNALTVISVGNAVGGTVSLVNGQVTFIPDPDFNGDATFTYTISDGQGGTDTATATVTVNPVNDAPVANADTATTAEDTPVTIDVLSNDTDVEGDALSVVTDAGKAPTALHGTVTVNADGTLTYTPAANYNGPDTITYTVSDGHGGESTATVAVGVTPVNDGPVAVDDTATTAEDTPVTIDVLSNDTDVEGDALSVVTDAGKAPTALHGTVSINADGTLTYTPAANYNGPDTITYTVSDGQGGESTATVAVGVTPVNDGPVAVDDTATTAEDTPVTIDVLSNDTDVEGDALSVVTDAGKAPTALHGTVTVNADGTLTYTPAANYNGPDTITYTVSDGHGGESTATVAVGVTPINDGPVAVDDTATTAEDTPVTIDVLSNDTDVEGDALSVVTDAGKAPTALHGTVTVNADGTLTYTPAANYNGPDTITYTVSDGHGGESTATVAVGVTPINDGPVAVDDTATTAEDTPVTIDVLSNDTDVEGDTLSVVTDAGKAPPPCTAP